The following proteins are encoded in a genomic region of Chlamydiota bacterium:
- a CDS encoding GAF domain-containing protein encodes MTARTIYIDESLPDRVRAIMEFLLKAAIEAIGADGSSVMLLSPGGDILTMVGMAAREAGVASNIGISVRKGERVCGRVVQTGKTAIINGDVQRNPDFSGVKKYQEIKSGMSSPLRLNGRILGVLNLKRIMMDAPLNPTEARIAEALASVAAGLLA; translated from the coding sequence ATGACGGCACGGACAATCTACATCGACGAAAGTCTCCCGGACCGGGTGCGGGCGATCATGGAGTTCCTCCTCAAGGCCGCGATCGAGGCCATCGGCGCGGACGGAAGCTCCGTGATGCTGCTCTCCCCCGGCGGCGATATCCTGACCATGGTGGGCATGGCGGCGCGCGAAGCGGGGGTCGCCTCGAACATCGGGATCTCCGTCAGGAAGGGGGAGCGGGTCTGCGGCAGGGTGGTGCAGACGGGGAAGACGGCGATCATCAACGGCGACGTGCAGCGGAACCCCGATTTCTCGGGTGTGAAGAAGTACCAGGAGATCAAATCGGGGATGTCATCCCCCCTGCGCCTGAACGGCCGGATCCTCGGCGTGCTGAACCTCAAGCGGATCATGATGGACGCCCCGTTGAACCCCACCGAGGCGCGGATCGCCGAGGCCCTCGCCTCGGTCGCGGCGGGGCTCCTCGCCTGA
- the rpsP gene encoding 30S ribosomal protein S16: MAVVIRMRRMGRKNQPYYRIVATDKRSPRDGRFIEILGTYRPLEKDKNFDLKKERVSYWLGVGAQVSGAVATLLKKEGIKKEKGAGGARRAAK, encoded by the coding sequence ATGGCGGTTGTGATTAGGATGAGAAGGATGGGCAGGAAGAACCAGCCCTACTACCGTATCGTGGCGACGGACAAGCGCTCCCCGCGGGACGGGCGCTTCATCGAGATCCTCGGGACGTACCGCCCCCTGGAAAAGGACAAGAACTTCGACCTGAAGAAGGAGCGCGTCTCCTACTGGCTGGGCGTGGGCGCGCAGGTCTCGGGCGCGGTGGCGACCCTGCTGAAGAAGGAGGGGATCAAGAAGGAGAAGGGGGCCGGGGGCGCGCGCAGGGCCGCGAAGTAG
- the rplS gene encoding 50S ribosomal protein L19 translates to MKIIEEIEKGFLKKSMPGFRVGDTLKVHVRITEGDKERLQVFTGQVIARKGSGINASATLRKISYGEGVERVFLLNSPKIARIEVAKREPVRRAKLYYTRRGSSGKKR, encoded by the coding sequence ATGAAGATCATCGAGGAGATCGAGAAGGGGTTCTTGAAGAAAAGCATGCCGGGGTTCAGGGTCGGCGACACCCTCAAGGTGCACGTGAGGATCACGGAGGGGGACAAGGAACGGCTGCAGGTCTTCACGGGGCAGGTGATCGCGAGGAAGGGGAGCGGCATCAACGCCTCCGCGACGCTCAGAAAGATATCCTACGGGGAGGGGGTCGAACGCGTCTTCCTCCTCAACTCGCCGAAGATCGCCAGGATCGAGGTGGCGAAGCGGGAGCCGGTCCGCCGGGCCAAGCTCTACTACACCCGCCGGGGTTCGAGCGGCAAGAAGCGCTGA
- a CDS encoding KH domain-containing protein, whose amino-acid sequence MEGFVGYVAAALADRPERVTVTHRDDDRLARFELRLDPGDIGAVIGKGGRTIKAMRLLLAAARKGLPAELEIIE is encoded by the coding sequence ATGGAGGGGTTCGTGGGGTATGTCGCGGCGGCCCTCGCCGACCGCCCCGAGCGCGTGACCGTGACCCACCGGGACGACGACCGGCTCGCGCGTTTCGAACTCCGCCTCGATCCGGGCGATATCGGCGCGGTGATAGGAAAGGGCGGCAGGACGATCAAGGCGATGCGCCTCCTCCTCGCCGCCGCCCGGAAGGGGCTGCCCGCGGAGTTGGAGATCATCGAGTAG
- the trmD gene encoding tRNA (guanosine(37)-N1)-methyltransferase TrmD yields MKIDVLTLFPGMFSGYFDESIMKRAREKGILDLSIRNLRDWAADRHRTVDDTPYGGGAGMVMTAPVLAAAVEAVRGEGSRVVLLSPQGRPLDHAAAERLSRETHLVLVSGHYEGIDERARLLLVDEEISVGDFVVSNGSLAAMLLIDAVVRLIPGAVGDARSVREDSFCGGVLDYPHYTKPRSFRGLEVPAVLLEGDHEKIRRWRRREALRRTLERRPDLLGRAPLTGEDRSLLAELRGGLTEGKERRG; encoded by the coding sequence TTGAAAATCGACGTGCTGACCCTGTTCCCGGGGATGTTCTCCGGCTACTTCGACGAGAGCATCATGAAGCGCGCCAGGGAGAAGGGCATCCTCGATCTCTCCATACGCAACCTCCGCGACTGGGCCGCGGACAGGCACCGAACGGTCGACGACACGCCGTACGGGGGCGGGGCGGGGATGGTGATGACGGCCCCGGTGCTCGCCGCGGCGGTCGAGGCGGTGCGCGGCGAGGGGAGCCGCGTGGTGCTGCTCAGCCCCCAGGGGAGGCCGCTGGATCACGCCGCCGCCGAGCGGCTCTCCCGGGAGACGCACCTCGTCCTCGTGAGCGGGCACTACGAGGGGATCGACGAGCGGGCCCGCCTGCTGCTGGTGGACGAGGAGATCTCCGTGGGGGATTTCGTCGTCAGCAACGGGTCGCTCGCCGCGATGCTTCTGATCGACGCCGTGGTCCGTCTCATCCCCGGGGCGGTGGGCGACGCGCGGTCGGTTCGGGAGGATTCGTTCTGCGGCGGGGTACTCGATTACCCGCACTATACGAAGCCGCGGAGTTTCCGCGGGCTCGAGGTCCCCGCGGTGCTGCTCGAGGGGGACCACGAGAAGATTCGACGGTGGCGCCGGCGCGAGGCCCTGCGGCGGACGCTGGAGCGGCGGCCGGACCTGCTCGGGCGGGCGCCGCTCACCGGGGAGGACCGGTCGCTCCTGGCGGAGCTTCGGGGCGGCCTCACGGAAGGCAAGGAGAGACGCGGATGA
- a CDS encoding universal stress protein produces the protein MMTLKTILFPTDFSDFSLYSLDYAASLAQRYGAKLVFLHVVDLFLSDPAYFAPYVPTEAMFEEIREKSRARLEEIAATRVPGGIPTDIAVVQGRPFVEIVREAKERRADLIVLSTHGRTGLSHAMFGSTAEKVVRKAPCPVLSVRRPGHGFTMP, from the coding sequence ATGATGACCCTCAAGACCATTCTCTTCCCCACCGATTTTTCCGACTTCTCGCTGTACTCCCTGGACTACGCGGCGAGCCTCGCGCAGCGGTACGGGGCGAAGCTCGTCTTCCTGCATGTGGTCGACCTGTTCCTCAGCGACCCCGCCTACTTCGCCCCCTATGTCCCGACCGAGGCGATGTTCGAGGAGATCCGGGAGAAGTCCCGCGCCCGGCTCGAGGAGATCGCCGCCACGAGGGTCCCCGGCGGCATCCCCACGGATATCGCGGTCGTCCAGGGGCGGCCGTTCGTCGAGATCGTGCGCGAAGCCAAGGAGCGCCGGGCCGATCTCATCGTGCTCTCGACGCACGGGCGCACCGGGTTGAGCCACGCGATGTTCGGGTCGACCGCGGAGAAGGTCGTCCGCAAGGCGCCCTGCCCGGTGCTCAGCGTCAGGCGCCCCGGACACGGGTTCACGATGCCGTGA
- a CDS encoding D-alanine--D-alanine ligase: MRRLRIAVISGGRTAEHEISRLTGAMVIAGLDRRRYLVKPVVISRDGRWHAARGFPPAGQTAGRRRYGPAGEAITRLARDRVDCAFIAMHGPFGEDGTIQGMLEMLDIPYTGSDVCASALAMDKIKTKEIYAFHGIPTPAFRLIDAAEWRSGAAGVVRDVARRVGFPCFLKPARLGSSVGIYRCRSASELRRRIPLSLRYGSRLLAEELVEGVEVTCAVLDRPRRGSPTPLPPTEIAPRSGAYFDYHAKYTPGASAEITPARIGAALNARVQALALRAHAALGCAGMSRTDMIVNGRRISVLETNTIPGMTKTSLLPQAARAAGLSFPRLLDRIIAVAIERHRASRRVLTR; this comes from the coding sequence ATGAGACGCCTTCGAATCGCGGTCATATCGGGCGGGCGCACCGCCGAGCACGAGATCTCCCGCCTCACCGGCGCGATGGTCATCGCCGGTCTCGACCGCCGGAGGTACCTCGTCAAACCGGTCGTCATCTCCCGCGACGGAAGGTGGCACGCCGCCCGCGGCTTCCCGCCCGCCGGACAGACGGCCGGGAGGAGGCGCTACGGGCCGGCGGGGGAGGCGATCACGCGCCTGGCGCGCGACCGCGTCGACTGCGCGTTCATCGCGATGCACGGACCGTTCGGGGAGGACGGCACCATCCAGGGGATGCTGGAGATGCTGGATATCCCGTACACCGGTTCGGACGTCTGCGCGAGCGCCCTGGCGATGGACAAGATCAAGACGAAGGAGATCTATGCCTTTCACGGCATCCCGACGCCGGCGTTCCGCCTCATCGACGCGGCTGAGTGGAGGAGCGGCGCCGCCGGGGTCGTCCGCGACGTGGCGCGCCGCGTCGGGTTCCCCTGCTTTTTGAAGCCGGCGCGGCTCGGGTCGAGCGTGGGGATCTACCGCTGCCGGTCCGCGTCCGAACTGCGGCGCCGCATCCCCCTCTCGCTTCGGTACGGGAGCCGCCTGCTCGCGGAGGAGCTCGTCGAGGGGGTGGAGGTCACCTGCGCCGTGCTGGACCGCCCGCGCCGGGGATCCCCGACGCCTTTGCCTCCGACGGAGATCGCGCCGCGGAGCGGCGCCTACTTCGACTACCACGCCAAGTACACCCCCGGCGCGAGCGCGGAGATCACCCCCGCCCGCATCGGCGCCGCCCTGAACGCCCGCGTGCAGGCCCTCGCCCTGCGCGCCCACGCGGCGTTGGGCTGCGCGGGGATGTCGCGGACGGATATGATCGTCAACGGCCGCCGGATCAGCGTGTTGGAGACCAACACCATCCCGGGGATGACGAAGACCTCGCTGCTTCCCCAGGCAGCCCGCGCGGCGGGGCTCAGCTTCCCGCGCCTGCTCGACAGGATCATCGCCGTGGCGATCGAACGGCACCGCGCCAGCCGGCGCGTCCTGACGCGCTGA
- a CDS encoding thioredoxin family protein produces MTRRTIAALGLVATLAGCGRSAPEATTEGRGNGIRWHDSIAAALAGAAASGKPVMAYFSSSRCSWCARLDRETFGDAGVRALANSFEAAKTDAGKDPASARAYGIPALPTVLFLDAKGNAAHRVVGFKPPARFAEEMQKALAAGR; encoded by the coding sequence ATGACGAGACGGACGATCGCGGCGCTCGGCCTCGTTGCCACGCTCGCCGGCTGCGGCAGGAGCGCGCCGGAGGCGACGACGGAGGGACGCGGGAACGGCATCCGCTGGCACGACTCGATCGCCGCGGCGCTGGCCGGCGCCGCGGCCTCGGGCAAACCGGTGATGGCGTATTTCAGCTCGAGCCGGTGCAGCTGGTGCGCGCGTCTCGATCGGGAGACGTTCGGCGACGCGGGGGTGCGGGCGCTGGCGAACAGCTTCGAGGCGGCGAAGACGGACGCGGGGAAGGATCCGGCGTCCGCCCGCGCCTACGGCATCCCGGCGCTCCCGACCGTGCTCTTCCTCGACGCCAAGGGGAATGCGGCGCATCGCGTGGTGGGGTTCAAGCCGCCGGCCCGGTTCGCCGAGGAGATGCAGAAGGCGCTCGCCGCCGGGCGCTGA
- a CDS encoding YraN family protein, producing MRNRGLGDRGEDLAARFLRGRGYRILARNFRCPRGEIDLIARDGEIVVFVEIKGRSSARFGSPLEAVTAVKRRRLERAAERYLSVCSLRHARTRFDVVGIRWTSEGDGDCTLVRDAFRAGE from the coding sequence GTGCGGAACAGGGGACTTGGGGACAGGGGGGAGGATCTGGCGGCGCGTTTCCTGCGCGGGCGCGGCTACCGGATACTCGCGCGGAACTTCCGCTGTCCCCGGGGCGAGATCGACCTGATCGCCCGCGACGGGGAGATCGTCGTCTTCGTCGAGATCAAGGGGAGGAGCAGCGCCAGGTTCGGTTCGCCGCTCGAGGCGGTGACCGCCGTCAAGCGCCGCCGCCTCGAACGCGCCGCCGAACGGTACCTCAGTGTCTGCTCCCTGCGCCACGCCCGGACGCGCTTCGACGTGGTGGGGATCCGATGGACGTCCGAGGGGGACGGCGACTGCACGCTCGTACGCGATGCGTTCCGCGCCGGGGAGTGA
- a CDS encoding DUF4136 domain-containing protein translates to MRRHIRYGAALLCCAGCVTGMHQDTIRVQTFPAFEEHRRIRRAAVIPFMEYYVTRGETKTLMGVPERITRDNGKVLCDIFTKELRDRVGFSVIGPEKVAERFGGRGEKIAGILPRRDVLRVGADLKADALVMGQVDRCSTYKYRQHNNSRVALQVRMTDTATGEPIWQGSISLDDTGLPHEVAARGIRLLLDQVMSKLEGASAGKKRASGRIIDR, encoded by the coding sequence ATGCGAAGGCATATTCGGTACGGGGCGGCGCTTCTGTGCTGCGCCGGTTGCGTCACGGGGATGCACCAGGACACGATACGGGTTCAGACCTTCCCCGCGTTCGAGGAGCACCGCCGTATCCGCAGGGCGGCCGTGATTCCGTTCATGGAGTACTACGTGACGCGCGGGGAGACCAAGACGCTGATGGGCGTGCCCGAGCGGATCACCCGGGACAACGGCAAGGTCCTCTGCGACATATTCACGAAGGAGCTGAGGGATCGGGTGGGGTTTTCGGTCATCGGGCCGGAGAAGGTCGCGGAGCGGTTCGGCGGTCGCGGCGAGAAGATCGCCGGCATCCTCCCGCGCAGGGACGTGCTCCGCGTCGGGGCGGACCTGAAGGCGGATGCCCTGGTGATGGGGCAGGTGGACAGGTGCTCCACCTACAAGTACCGGCAGCACAACAACTCGAGGGTGGCCCTGCAGGTCCGGATGACCGACACCGCGACCGGGGAGCCGATCTGGCAGGGGAGCATCTCCCTCGACGACACGGGGCTGCCTCACGAGGTGGCGGCGCGGGGGATCCGGCTGCTGCTCGACCAGGTCATGAGCAAGCTCGAGGGCGCCTCCGCGGGCAAGAAGCGCGCGAGCGGGCGCATCATCGATCGATAG